CGAAGAGGAAGAGCCAGAAGGAGAAGGCGTTCAGACGCGGGAAGGCAACGTCGGGGGCACCGATCTGTAGCGGCAGCACCACGTTCGCGAAGCCGAACACGATGGGCGTCGCGTAGAACAGCAGCATCACGGTGCCGTGCATGGTGAACAGCTGGTTGAACTGCTCATTGGACAAGAACTGCAGCCCCGGCACGGCCAACTCGGCGCGCATGAACAGCGCCATCAAGCCACCGATGAGGAAGAACGCGAAGCACGCGACCAGGTACATGATGCCGATCAGCTTGTGATCGGTGGTCGTGATCAAGCGGTAGATCAGCGTGCCCCGTGCGCCCATACGGGGCGGGAACGGTCGGCTGGCCTGCAATCCACCAATCGGGGGTGCTTCGGCGGTCACGGCTCCTCCGTTTCCTTGTAGCGCGCAGTCGTTCGAGTGACTGCATGTCTGCCGAGAATCCTAGCCCGCGCCAACCCCGATCGCGGAGCGGGTCCTACACAGAGTCGTATTTGGGTCGCGCCGGATCCGTTTCCGAACGGTGCCACGGTCCTGACGGGGGTCTTTGGCGGTCCTACCCGCGTGTTCGCCTCCCCGCCCGGTAAGTTCGAGCGGGTGCAGACGGCGAGGTTTTGGGGCGCTGCCGCGATATCCGCGGCACTCATAGCGGCGACGGTGTCGGGATGTACCGAGAAACCCACCAACGAGACCCCGAGCACGTTGGCCACCAGCACGACCAAGATCGCCGGCGCAGGCGTGTTGGGCAACGCACGCAAGCCCGACGAGTCCTGCGCCAAGGATGCCGCGCCCCTCGACCCGTCGGCACCGCGCGAGGTGCGGCACGAGCAGGGCGAGACGGAAGTACCCGAGGACGCCAAGCGCATCGTGGTGCTCGACGCCGGGGCGATCGACACGCTGTGCGCGCTGGGGCTGCAGGACCGGATCGTCGGGGTGGGGCTGGCCGACGGCGCGACCACTGCCCCGTCCTACCTGGGCACCGTGATCCACAACGCGGCACCGATCGGCCCTATGGCATCTCCGGACCTGGCCAAGATCGGTGCCGCCAAGCCCGATCTCATCCTCAGCTCGCTCGGCGACCAGAACTCCTACCTGGATCTGAGCGCCATCGCACCGACGGTGATCGTCTCCGGCCACGACCTGGCCGAGCACGTCCGCCTGGTGGGTAAGGCAACCCGTCGGACTGCCGACACCGACAAGCTGTGGTCGGGATTCGTGGACGCCGCCAAGAAGGTGGGCCGCGAGAACGACGCGGCGCATTTCCAGGCCTCGATCGTGCAGTTCACCGATCAGACCGTGCGGGTGTACGGCGCCAGCAATTTCCCTGCCTCGGTGTTCGCCACCGTGGGCTTGGATCGTCCTGCCACCCAACGGTTTACCGATACCCCGTTTGTCGAGATCAGTACCGAGGACTTCTCGGCGGCCGAAGGCGACATCGTGTACGTCTCGTTCACCAGCCCGTCGGCCAAGGACCGCGCCGCCCGGATTTTCGGTACCAAGCCTTGGATGGCGCTCGGCGCGGTGCGCGACAATCGGGTCTTCGCGGTCAACAACGAGGTGTGGCAGACCGGAGACGGAATCGTCGCGGCCCGCGGGATTCTCGACGACTTGCAGTGGGTCAACGCACCGATCAACTGAAATCCCCGTCGCTGCCGCTCCCGGCCGACGATCCAACCGTTACGCTCCGGGCATGTACCACGTACTGCAGCTGACCTACACCCAACCGATCGATGTCGTGGACGGTGTCCGACCCGCGCACCTGGAGTGGCTCGACGGCGAGATCGCGGCAGGCAAGCTGCTGATCAGCGGCCGTAACGAGGCCGGCACCGGCGGCGTGCTGATCACCGGCGACATCAGCGTCGAGGACGCCGAGGCGCTGATCGCGGCAGACCCCTACACCGCGGCCGGGGTCGCCGAGTACACCCGAACCGGATTCAACGCCGGCCGCAAGTCGGAGATAATTCCATGAGCGGCAAGGCTTTTCCTGAGAACCGCTGGGGCAATCCCGACAGCGCGCTGTCCCGGATCGCCGCCAAGTTCGCCGCCACCAAACCGGGCTCGTGGACCATTCGCAAGCTGACGCCGCTGGACCGGGCGGTCATGGAGCGCACGGGCAGCCGGTACACCGTGCTCGGCCCGTTGGGTCTGTCGACACTGCTGCTCACCACGACGGGCCGCAAGTCGGGCCAGCCCAGGGTGTCCCCGCTGCTGTACCTGCACGATGGTGATCGGATCGCCCTGGTGGGCAGCAACTTCGGCCAACAGAAGCACCCGGCGTGGACCACCAACTTGCTGGCGGACCCGCGCGCCAAGGTGACGCTGGCGGGGCAGACCATCGATGTCGTCGCCACCCTCGTCGAGGGCCCCGAGCGCGACGACTACTACC
The nucleotide sequence above comes from Mycobacteroides saopaulense. Encoded proteins:
- a CDS encoding ABC transporter substrate-binding protein, which gives rise to MFASPPGKFERVQTARFWGAAAISAALIAATVSGCTEKPTNETPSTLATSTTKIAGAGVLGNARKPDESCAKDAAPLDPSAPREVRHEQGETEVPEDAKRIVVLDAGAIDTLCALGLQDRIVGVGLADGATTAPSYLGTVIHNAAPIGPMASPDLAKIGAAKPDLILSSLGDQNSYLDLSAIAPTVIVSGHDLAEHVRLVGKATRRTADTDKLWSGFVDAAKKVGRENDAAHFQASIVQFTDQTVRVYGASNFPASVFATVGLDRPATQRFTDTPFVEISTEDFSAAEGDIVYVSFTSPSAKDRAARIFGTKPWMALGAVRDNRVFAVNNEVWQTGDGIVAARGILDDLQWVNAPIN
- a CDS encoding YciI family protein, whose translation is MYHVLQLTYTQPIDVVDGVRPAHLEWLDGEIAAGKLLISGRNEAGTGGVLITGDISVEDAEALIAADPYTAAGVAEYTRTGFNAGRKSEIIP
- a CDS encoding nitroreductase/quinone reductase family protein produces the protein MSGKAFPENRWGNPDSALSRIAAKFAATKPGSWTIRKLTPLDRAVMERTGSRYTVLGPLGLSTLLLTTTGRKSGQPRVSPLLYLHDGDRIALVGSNFGQQKHPAWTTNLLADPRAKVTLAGQTIDVVATLVEGPERDDYYRRFEAMLEVYSAYKGRTDREIRVFTLEHAA